Proteins encoded in a region of the Clostridium beijerinckii genome:
- the splB gene encoding spore photoproduct lyase: protein MFIPKRVIFEKDSLDYEAAKNILNKFKDKEDVEIINITSNKLKQHIPGEDFYAQYREGKKTLVVGTKKSLKFQSCKPSAHYQLPLISGCMGQCEYCYLNTKLGDKPFVKVHVNIDEILSQAQKYIDERLPEITIFEGAATSDPIPVEPYTHSLEKAIVFFGKHENARFRFVTKYNDIDSLLDLEHNGHTEMRFSINTSSVINKYEHATASRDLRIEASIKAAKAGYPIGFLVAPVFIYPNWKEEYHDLLLSLSENLPKDLKTPVTFEIISHRYTSTAKNIILQVFPESELPMSDEERKFKYGQFGYGKYVYPKENIDEMKQFFIKEIEDLFENKEIKYVI, encoded by the coding sequence ATGTTTATACCTAAAAGAGTTATATTTGAAAAAGATTCATTAGATTATGAGGCAGCTAAAAATATTTTAAACAAGTTTAAAGATAAAGAGGATGTTGAAATTATCAATATTACTTCAAATAAATTGAAGCAGCATATTCCAGGAGAAGATTTTTATGCTCAGTATAGGGAAGGAAAGAAGACTTTAGTGGTTGGAACAAAGAAGAGTCTGAAATTTCAATCTTGTAAGCCTTCGGCCCATTATCAATTACCACTAATATCAGGGTGTATGGGGCAATGTGAATATTGTTATTTAAACACAAAACTCGGAGATAAACCTTTTGTAAAGGTACATGTAAATATTGATGAGATTTTAAGTCAGGCTCAGAAGTATATAGATGAAAGGTTGCCCGAAATAACCATATTTGAAGGTGCAGCTACATCAGATCCAATTCCCGTGGAACCTTATACTCATTCACTTGAAAAGGCTATAGTATTTTTTGGTAAGCATGAAAATGCTAGATTCAGGTTTGTAACAAAGTATAATGATATAGATTCACTATTGGATTTAGAACATAATGGTCATACTGAAATGAGATTTAGCATTAATACATCATCAGTTATTAATAAGTATGAGCATGCAACAGCTTCACGTGACTTAAGGATAGAAGCTAGTATAAAGGCGGCTAAGGCAGGATATCCAATTGGATTTTTAGTTGCACCTGTGTTCATTTATCCAAATTGGAAAGAAGAATATCATGATTTATTGCTAAGTTTAAGTGAAAATCTGCCAAAGGATTTAAAAACTCCAGTGACATTTGAAATAATATCTCATCGTTACACATCAACAGCAAAAAACATAATACTTCAGGTTTTTCCAGAAAGTGAATTGCCAATGAGTGATGAAGAGCGTAAATTCAAATATGGTCAATTTGGATATGGAAAGTATGTTTATCCGAAAGAAAATATAGATGAAATGAAACAATTCTTTATAAAAGAAATAGAGGACTTATTTGAAAATAAAGAAATTAAGTATGTTATATAG